Proteins from a genomic interval of Spea bombifrons isolate aSpeBom1 chromosome 4, aSpeBom1.2.pri, whole genome shotgun sequence:
- the LOC128492375 gene encoding proteinase-activated receptor 4-like, translating into MTQKILIVAVSILCASSVSAAACLKGNSKGRVFTQRRDNCNSSILEIEIQEHLKSWITTLLIPAFYAMVLSFGLPANGLALWVFVFKIKKMPSTLLLLNLAVADMLFMMVLPFKIIYHFSGNNWIFGETLCKIVTSVFYGNMYCSVFFLMAISIDRYLALVHPFSSKSLRGWKASITISVGIWLVVASGTSIFLIVPQTKKIHQPSITTCHEILATCVGYEWYKQYFLGLFIVGFAIPLLVILFCYLPVLVVLTRMKEAHRNVKLLIFLVLLTFIVFFTPSNILNLFHYTEKDWECETRLYMWYLVALAMTSVNSCIDPFLYYYTSQNFSKVVKQSLFGENSTSLKSTKLAVSSDNKEGGRN; encoded by the exons ATGACTCAGAAGATTCTTATAGTTGCAGTGTCCATTCTTTGTGCATCTAGTGTCTCTGCCGCTGCCTGTTTAAAAG GAAATTCCAAAGGCAGAGTATTCACGCAAAGGAGGGATAACTGTAACTCTTCCATTCTTGAAATTGAAATTCAggaacatttaaaatcctggatcACTACGCTGCTCATTCCAGCATTTTATGCCATGGTGCTTAGCTTCGGCCTTCCAGCAAATGGCCTTGCCTTATGGGTGTTTGTattcaaaattaaaaagatGCCATCAACACTTCTCCTGCTTAACTTGGCTGTTGCTGACATGTTGTTTATGATGGTCTTACCATTTAAGATCATTTACCACTTTAGTGGCAACAACTGGATTTTTGGTGAGACACTATGCAAAATAGTAACCTCGGTGTTCTATGGAAATATGTactgttctgtcttcttcctaaTGGCCATAAGTATTGATCGCTACCTTGCTTTAGTACATCCTTTCTCTTCAAAAAGTTTGCGAGGATGGAAGGCGTCCATAACAATTTCTGTTGGAATATGGCTTGTAGTAGCTTCAGGAACATCAATCTTCCTCATAgttccacaaacaaaaaaaattcatcaACCAAGCATTACAACGTGTCATGAAATACTGGCAACCTGTGTAGGATACGAATGGTACAAGCAGTATTTTCTTGGTCTTTTTATTGTAGGATTTGCCATCCCTTTGCTTGTAATTTTGTTCTGTTATCTCCCAGTTCTTGTTGTACTGACAAGGATGAAGGAAGCTCACCGGAATGTAAAACTTTTGATCTTTTTGGTACTTCtcacatttattgttttcttcacaccaagcaaCATTCtgaatttatttcattatacagAGAAGGACTGGGAGTGTGAAACCCGTCTCTACATGTGGTACCTGGTTGCTTTGGCAATGACTTCAGTCAACAGTTGTATAGATCCATTTCTCTATTATTACACGTCACAAAACTTCAGTAAGGTTGTTAAACAGTCACTCTTTGGTGAAAACAGCACGTCTTTAAAAAGTACAAAACTTGCAGTTTCTTCTGACAATAAAGAGGGTGGTAGGAACTGA